The window AGATGAAAAGTTAAGCGCCCAAAAACTTGGGCATATGTTAACCGCATATGATCATCAGATCAATATCGTGGCGGTCATCCCTTCGGCAAAAAAAGCGATTCAATTCTTATCAACCCAACCGGCACCGGACCTCTTGTTCATGGATGTTGAACTGGAGGATGATAACTGCTTTACCATCTTCCAATCAATATCTATCGATATACCTGTGATCTTTACAACTGCTTACCATTCCTATATGATGCATGCCTTCAAGGTCAATAGCATTGACTACTTATTGAAGCCTATAGATGAGGATGAGTTAATCGCCGCCTTGAATAAATTCAAGAGGACCAGCAAGCCTATAATCGATCTCAGGAAAATTGCAGATAGGTTGGCGGAAAGGGAATCCAAACGATATAGGGATCGCTTCATGGTCAATGCCGGGTCGAGGCTGAAGACAATTGAACAACACCAGGTCAGTTATTTTTACTATCGGGATTATACCACATTCCTGGTCATGAACAACCATCAGCAATACCCGGTGGAATACAGTTTAGACCGGCTATGTACCCAACTCGATCCTGGCCTTTTCTTCCGCATCAACAGGAAGATGATTATATCCCATCAATCCATCGCTACTATACTCGTTTTACCCAAAGGAAGGATAAAGCTCGAACTCATTCCGGCACACAATGAAGAGGTCCTGGTGAGTCTTGACAGGATAACCCCATTCAAAGAATGGCTGGGGAAATAA is drawn from Flavihumibacter rivuli and contains these coding sequences:
- a CDS encoding LytR/AlgR family response regulator transcription factor, with amino-acid sequence MNVLIIEDEKLSAQKLGHMLTAYDHQINIVAVIPSAKKAIQFLSTQPAPDLLFMDVELEDDNCFTIFQSISIDIPVIFTTAYHSYMMHAFKVNSIDYLLKPIDEDELIAALNKFKRTSKPIIDLRKIADRLAERESKRYRDRFMVNAGSRLKTIEQHQVSYFYYRDYTTFLVMNNHQQYPVEYSLDRLCTQLDPGLFFRINRKMIISHQSIATILVLPKGRIKLELIPAHNEEVLVSLDRITPFKEWLGK